TGATGATTGCTCCCGTCAGCAGGACCCCGAGCTGCATTCCAAAAACCGTGAGGACAGGATTCAGGGCGTTTTTAAACGCATGAAGCAGCACGATCTTCCATTCTCCGAGTCCGCGCGCGCGCGCCGCCGACGAGTAGGGCTCGGCCATTTCCTCGAGGAGACTGGATCGGATCATCCTCATGAGAATCGCCGCCAGGGCCGAGCCCATGGTGACGGCGGGCAAGACGATGGAGAGCGGACTCTCCATTCCCGATACGGGGAACCAGTCCAGCCTCACCGAGAAGAGGAAGATCAGCATGGGCCCGACCCAGAAGTTGGGCAAAGACAGCCCGACGAGCGCCAGGAGGCTCGCGGCCCGGTCGAGCGGCCGTCCGCGATGGGTTGCCGCGATGATCCCCGCCGGGAAGGAGATCAGGACCGCCAGGAGCATGCTCGCTCCCGCCAGCGCGAGCGTCGCCGGATAACGGTCCAGCACGAGCCGCGAGACCGGCTCCCGGTAGCGGATCGAATCACCGAGGCTGCCGCGCATGAGTCCCAGGAGGAAGTCGGCGTATTGGACGAGGAGCGGCTTGTCCAGTCCGAGGCGCGCTCGCAAGTCGGTGACGTCGACGGCCCGGGCTCCCTCTCCGAGCATGACCTGGACCGGATCGCCCGGGATGAAATGAATCAGTGAGAAGACGAGCGTGCAGACACCAAGAAGCACCGGGAGGAACAGCAGGCAGCGGCGAAAGAGGTAGGATCTCAAGGAGGATCTGTCCCCCGGCTCGGGAGGCAATTCCCGCGGGGCGGGGCCCGGCGGAGGGCCGTTTTTTCGGACGGTCAAAGCCCCGGACGAAGCCCAGGTCAAGGCTTGACAAGGCCGCGCGACGGGCCGGAATCATAACACAAGTGGACCGCCGGAAGGACGACGGATCGATTTCTTGACTGGACCGATGCAATTCTATATATTGCTGGCAGGCAGGGGTTTACGACCTTCGAATCGGCAAATCGGAGACCGGGGAAACCGGTCGTCTCATGAGGCCATCATTGAAGATTTCATCCCACAGAGTTGCTGCCCTTGGCATGCTCTTTCTGCTCTTCCTGAACTCCCAGTCGTCGTCGGCGGCCGCGCGGCCGGGGGCTTCTTCCTCGACCCCGTTGAAGGAGGTTCTGGTTCGATTCAATCAGGTCCAGGACGACACCCGCAGCCTGACCGCAAGCTTCACCGAACGGAAAAACCTTGGGCTTCTGGCCAAGCCGCTCGTCTCGAACGGCACCTTCCTGTACTCCAAACCGACCCGTATCAAGTGGGAGTATTCCGATCCCGAGCCGCGCGTCTTCCTGATCACGGAAGACCATTTCGTGGCCTATTATCCGGCTCAAAAGAAGGCCGAAGAGGTTCCGCTGAGCAAGCTGGCGGGCCGTCGCGTGTTCAGGGTCTTCGGGATCGGCCAAACGGCCGAGGATCTCGAGAAGTTCTTCGACATCTCCCTCGGCGATCCGGGATCCGAGAAGGGGACTTTCCTGCTCGTGCTGACCCCCAAGCGCCGCCGGGTGAAAGACCGGCTGCAGATCGTTCGTTTTTGGGTGGACTCGAAGAGCTACCTGCCCCGGCAGCTTGAGTACGTCGAAGCGGACGGCGATTCGACGATTCTGACGTTCAGCAACATCCGGGTCAATCCGGCCATCACCGAAACGCGCTTCAACGTGGAGATCCCCAAGGACGTCCGCATCAGCAATTCATTTTCGGGCTTTACGGGCACTTCGATGAGCCATTGAGCCCGGGCCGGCCTCTGCGGTTCCCCCGTCCCTCTCGCCCCGTGTCCTTTCAAACAAAAAACCCCGCCGGACGCCTTTCGCGAGCGTCCGGCGGGGCCTGAATCCTGCCTCGAAATCAGTACATTCCGCCCATACCGCCGCCGCCGTGAGGCATGGCGGGGGCCTTCTCCTTCTCGGGGATCTCGTGGATCAGCGCCTCGGTGGTAAGCATGAGTCCCGCGATGCTCGCCGCGTTCTGGAGCGCGTTGCGGGTCACCTTGGCCGGATCGATGATCCCGGCGTCGAACATGTCGACCCACTTGCCCGAATAGGCGTCGAAGCCGACGGCCTTCTCCTTCTCCTTGCCTTCCGCCACGATGATCGAGCCCTCATGGCCCGCATTGTTCGCAATCTGTCGCAGGGGCTCTTCAAGGGCGCGCCGCACGATGTTGATCCCGAGCTGGACGTCCTCGTTCTTTTCCCTGATCTTCTCGAGAACGGGAATGGCCCGGAGGAAGGCGATGCCGCCTCCGGGAACGATCCCCTCTTCCACGGCGGCCTTGGTCGCGTGCATCGCGTCCTCGACCCGGGCCTTCTTCTCCTTCATCTCCGTCTCGGTGGCGGCACCGACCTTGATGATGGCCACTCCGCCGACGAGCTTCGCGAGGCGCTCCTGCAGCGTCTCGCGATCGTAGTCGGAGGTCGTTTCCTCGATCTGAGTGCGAATCTGCTTGACCCGGCCCTCGATTTCCGAGGACTTGCCGGCCCCTTCGACGATCGTGGTGTTGTCCTTGTCGATAGTGACCTTCTTGGCCTCGCCGAGATCGTCGATCTTGACGTTCTCGAGCTTGATTCCGAGATCCTCGGTGATGACCTTGCCGCCCGTCAGGATGGCGATGTCCTCGAGCATGGCCTTGCGGCGGTCACCGAACCCGGGGGCCTTGACGGCGGCCACCTGAAGGGTGCCGCGGAGCTTGTTGACCACGAGAGTCGCCAGGGCTTCCCCTTCGACCTCCTCGGCGATGATGAGCAGAGGGCGTCCCATCTTGGCCACTTGCTCCAACAGCGGCAGCAGGTCCTTCATGCTCGAGATTTTCTTCTCGTGAATGAGGATGAGAGGATTGTCCAGGATGCACTCCATCCTCTCGGGGTCCGTGACGAAATACGGCGAGAGATACCCGCGGTCGAACTGCATCCCCTCTACGATCTCCAGCGAGGTTTCCATCCCCTTTGCTTCTTCGACCGTGATGACGCCGTCCTTGCCGACCTTCTCCATGGCCTGGGCGATCGTCTGTCCGATGGCCTCGTCGTTGTTCGCGGAGATGGTGCCGACCTGGGCGATGGCTTTGCCGGCGACGTCCTTGGAGATTTTCTTGATCTCTTCAACGACCTTCTCGACCGCCTTCTCGATGCCGCGCTTCAAATCCATGGGATTCGCACCGGCCGTGACCGCCTTGCAACCCTCCCGATAAATCGATTGCGCCAGGACGGTGGCCGTGGTCGTGCCGTCGCCGGCCACGTCGCTCGTCTTGCTCGCCACCTCGCGGACCATCTGGGCGCCCATGTTCTCGCGCGGATCTTCGAGTTCGATCTCCTTCGCGACGGTCACTCCGTCCTTGGTGCTGGTCGGGGATCCGAACTTCTTCTCCAGGACGACGTTGCGGCCCTTCGGGCCGAGAGTGACCTTCAC
This is a stretch of genomic DNA from Candidatus Polarisedimenticolia bacterium. It encodes these proteins:
- the groL gene encoding chaperonin GroEL (60 kDa chaperone family; promotes refolding of misfolded polypeptides especially under stressful conditions; forms two stacked rings of heptamers to form a barrel-shaped 14mer; ends can be capped by GroES; misfolded proteins enter the barrel where they are refolded when GroES binds); translation: MAAKEIVYSEDCRHAILRGVNKLADAVKVTLGPKGRNVVLEKKFGSPTSTKDGVTVAKEIELEDPRENMGAQMVREVASKTSDVAGDGTTTATVLAQSIYREGCKAVTAGANPMDLKRGIEKAVEKVVEEIKKISKDVAGKAIAQVGTISANNDEAIGQTIAQAMEKVGKDGVITVEEAKGMETSLEIVEGMQFDRGYLSPYFVTDPERMECILDNPLILIHEKKISSMKDLLPLLEQVAKMGRPLLIIAEEVEGEALATLVVNKLRGTLQVAAVKAPGFGDRRKAMLEDIAILTGGKVITEDLGIKLENVKIDDLGEAKKVTIDKDNTTIVEGAGKSSEIEGRVKQIRTQIEETTSDYDRETLQERLAKLVGGVAIIKVGAATETEMKEKKARVEDAMHATKAAVEEGIVPGGGIAFLRAIPVLEKIREKNEDVQLGINIVRRALEEPLRQIANNAGHEGSIIVAEGKEKEKAVGFDAYSGKWVDMFDAGIIDPAKVTRNALQNAASIAGLMLTTEALIHEIPEKEKAPAMPHGGGGMGGMY
- a CDS encoding outer membrane lipoprotein carrier protein LolA — its product is MLFLLFLNSQSSSAAARPGASSSTPLKEVLVRFNQVQDDTRSLTASFTERKNLGLLAKPLVSNGTFLYSKPTRIKWEYSDPEPRVFLITEDHFVAYYPAQKKAEEVPLSKLAGRRVFRVFGIGQTAEDLEKFFDISLGDPGSEKGTFLLVLTPKRRRVKDRLQIVRFWVDSKSYLPRQLEYVEADGDSTILTFSNIRVNPAITETRFNVEIPKDVRISNSFSGFTGTSMSH
- a CDS encoding ABC transporter permease, whose amino-acid sequence is MRSYLFRRCLLFLPVLLGVCTLVFSLIHFIPGDPVQVMLGEGARAVDVTDLRARLGLDKPLLVQYADFLLGLMRGSLGDSIRYREPVSRLVLDRYPATLALAGASMLLAVLISFPAGIIAATHRGRPLDRAASLLALVGLSLPNFWVGPMLIFLFSVRLDWFPVSGMESPLSIVLPAVTMGSALAAILMRMIRSSLLEEMAEPYSSAARARGLGEWKIVLLHAFKNALNPVLTVFGMQLGVLLTGAIITETVFGWPGLGRLTIQAIETRDYPLVQGCILAISLTYVAVNLLTDIAYVLLDPRIRYGEA